One segment of Candidatus Hydrogenedentota bacterium DNA contains the following:
- a CDS encoding ORF6N domain-containing protein, translated as MKSTQRIESLILNIRGQKVMLDADLATLYRVTTGALNQSVKRSEDRFPGDFCFQLNVVVSAAAHGPLV; from the coding sequence ATGAAGTCGACCCAACGTATCGAATCGCTTATTCTTAACATACGCGGCCAGAAAGTCATGTTGGACGCCGACTTGGCTACGCTGTATCGCGTAACGACCGGCGCATTGAACCAGTCTGTGAAGCGTAGCGAAGACCGATTTCCCGGAGATTTTTGTTTCCAGCTCAACGTGGTTGTTTCGGCGGCAGCGCACGGACCCCTGGTGTAG